From the genome of Pelagicoccus sp. SDUM812003, one region includes:
- a CDS encoding TetR/AcrR family transcriptional regulator, whose translation MAAYHHGNLKETLIATGLEILRDGGLAALTLRAVARKAGVSPAAPYRHFNDTFDLICSIAEQGFHTLNRELDRALRELGETPPLLGLGQGYLRFATTHPDHLRLMFSGHIPADKRGPSLQSAGDAAFERLVDSIERAKLGKLIDPKKPTRPLALAAWSFVHGFSTLLIEGLIKEEDLDSIDPEELFATCYMAFTN comes from the coding sequence ATGGCCGCTTATCATCATGGAAACCTGAAGGAAACGCTGATCGCCACAGGGCTGGAGATCCTACGTGATGGCGGCTTGGCTGCGCTGACCTTGCGGGCGGTGGCCCGAAAAGCTGGCGTCAGTCCAGCCGCTCCGTATCGACATTTCAACGACACCTTCGACTTGATCTGCTCCATCGCGGAACAGGGCTTCCACACCTTGAACCGGGAGTTGGACCGAGCGCTGCGCGAGCTCGGCGAAACGCCTCCACTTCTAGGCCTCGGCCAAGGCTACCTGCGCTTCGCTACGACTCACCCAGACCACCTTCGTCTCATGTTCTCCGGACACATTCCTGCGGACAAGCGCGGCCCGTCGCTGCAGAGCGCTGGCGACGCCGCATTCGAGAGACTCGTCGACAGCATCGAGCGAGCGAAGCTGGGCAAGCTGATCGATCCTAAAAAGCCCACCCGCCCCCTGGCCCTGGCGGCGTGGTCCTTTGTGCACGGTTTTTCTACCCTGCTCATCGAGGGGCTTATAAAGGAAGAGGACTTGGATTCGATCGATCCCGAGGAGCTCTTCGCCACCTGCTACATGGCTTTTACAAACTAG
- a CDS encoding DUF4250 domain-containing protein, translating into MDWNNIERMDPDLLVGVVNTALRNEYGSLEELCKSHSIDKESLCQRLAENDYEYMESVGQFR; encoded by the coding sequence ATGGATTGGAACAACATCGAACGTATGGATCCGGACCTTCTGGTTGGGGTAGTGAACACCGCCCTTCGCAACGAATACGGCTCGCTGGAAGAGCTCTGCAAAAGCCACTCCATCGACAAGGAAAGCCTCTGCCAACGACTTGCGGAAAACGACTACGAGTACATGGAATCGGTCGGCCAGTTCCGCTGA
- a CDS encoding HDOD domain-containing protein — MSAHLLIIDHELEHLERYRNALSSKNSTWTMAFCSSEEDALESCETSAPDIIVASLGFQGGNGLQLLSRLVDRAPMAHAFIAASESEKEQLTSALEGGCRYLPRPCPQDRLHFEFQKCLAIDSWLENPVVKEVVSSRTAFETLPPLYLKVVAALNAPHADTSSIADSISSNLALSSKILETVNSSHFGFDQKVSDIPHAISILGFETVKTIVLAAQVFDRQAHSPRHKALLNELWHHSIEVATAARRISLFETDNPASAEEAYTAGLLHDIGKLVLLDLDTEAFDEAQRLAREESIPPWQAEARAIGCDHAEVGAYLLARWGLSESLCETAALHHRPANSCRESFSSLAAVHAANAIVRKRRNPHHVDAAPNQGFLEEIGKVGRWEAWQAVAIGEPPPRPKAKLVRQPPDQAVEPKPAATHLTPPAPDPVTHAAHAALSEAVARAALRKVEEERLESAQSYGKNILFAFAAGVLVSLICIYFINTFSKTDQRDASQALAGSESSDPEETAGLAKSVSRGKLVEEILEMGQSLDAEAIEEPPPPVEPPPPPPPPFPEIRLGAIFFRANDPKAQVNNRIVGIGDRLDEARIVGIERTSISVEHYGRVRVIDLD; from the coding sequence ATGAGCGCCCACTTGCTCATCATCGATCACGAGCTCGAACATCTCGAACGCTACCGAAACGCCCTTTCCTCCAAGAACTCCACTTGGACCATGGCTTTCTGCAGCTCGGAAGAGGACGCTCTGGAAAGCTGCGAGACGAGCGCACCCGATATCATCGTCGCGTCACTTGGCTTCCAAGGCGGAAACGGTCTGCAGCTCCTATCCCGTCTCGTCGATCGAGCTCCCATGGCGCATGCCTTCATCGCCGCAAGCGAATCCGAAAAGGAACAGCTGACCTCGGCGCTCGAAGGCGGGTGCCGCTACCTTCCCAGACCATGTCCGCAGGATCGCCTCCACTTCGAATTCCAGAAATGCTTAGCGATCGACTCGTGGCTGGAAAACCCAGTGGTGAAAGAGGTGGTCAGCAGTCGAACCGCCTTCGAGACGCTTCCGCCTCTCTACCTCAAGGTGGTGGCCGCTCTCAACGCTCCTCACGCCGACACGTCGTCAATCGCGGATTCGATCAGCAGCAATCTCGCCCTTTCCTCCAAAATCCTCGAAACGGTCAACTCCTCTCACTTCGGCTTCGACCAGAAAGTTTCGGACATCCCGCACGCCATATCTATCCTGGGATTCGAAACCGTGAAGACCATCGTGCTGGCCGCTCAGGTCTTCGACCGGCAAGCTCATTCCCCTCGCCACAAGGCGCTGCTCAACGAGCTCTGGCACCATAGCATAGAAGTGGCCACCGCCGCCCGGCGTATCAGTCTTTTCGAGACAGACAATCCTGCCTCCGCGGAGGAAGCCTACACTGCCGGGCTCCTGCACGACATTGGCAAGCTTGTTCTGCTGGATTTGGATACCGAAGCGTTCGACGAAGCGCAGCGACTGGCTCGGGAGGAATCGATCCCGCCTTGGCAGGCCGAAGCGCGAGCCATCGGATGCGACCACGCAGAGGTAGGCGCCTACCTGCTCGCCCGTTGGGGACTGTCGGAATCGCTGTGCGAAACCGCCGCCTTGCACCACCGTCCAGCCAATAGCTGCAGAGAGAGCTTCTCGTCTCTGGCAGCAGTCCACGCGGCCAACGCGATCGTTCGCAAACGGCGCAACCCGCATCATGTCGACGCCGCGCCCAACCAGGGATTCCTTGAGGAAATCGGAAAAGTCGGCCGCTGGGAAGCGTGGCAAGCGGTCGCCATCGGGGAGCCACCGCCGCGCCCCAAGGCGAAACTCGTTCGTCAGCCACCTGATCAAGCCGTGGAACCTAAGCCAGCAGCCACCCACCTCACTCCGCCCGCTCCCGATCCGGTGACCCATGCAGCTCACGCGGCGCTCTCGGAAGCCGTGGCACGGGCCGCCCTGAGGAAAGTGGAAGAGGAACGGTTGGAATCAGCCCAAAGCTATGGGAAGAACATCCTGTTCGCCTTCGCAGCAGGGGTTTTGGTAAGTCTGATTTGTATCTATTTTATAAATACATTTTCCAAAACCGACCAGCGGGACGCTTCTCAAGCTCTGGCCGGCTCTGAATCTTCGGACCCCGAAGAAACGGCTGGCCTGGCCAAATCCGTTTCCCGCGGCAAGCTTGTGGAAGAGATTCTCGAAATGGGACAATCGCTGGACGCCGAAGCGATCGAGGAACCGCCCCCGCCGGTGGAACCTCCACCCCCGCCACCGCCGCCATTCCCGGAGATCAGGCTGGGGGCGATCTTCTTCCGCGCCAACGATCCCAAAGCTCAGGTGAACAATCGCATCGTCGGCATCGGAGACCGTTTGGATGAGGCTCGAATCGTCGGCATCGAGCGCACCAGCATCAGCGTGGAGCACTACGGGCGCGTTCGCGTGATCGATCTCGACTAA
- the thpR gene encoding RNA 2',3'-cyclic phosphodiesterase, giving the protein MRRMFVAIDLPESVKAFLTQLRDDGLKGIRWVRPENQHLTMRFLGDIDEEAEKRLRAELSSVSVSRFTLPIGGFGTFPGKGDPKVLWIGVGSAHPLLFQLRQRIDDAVLKAGIDCEMRDFVPHVTLGRCSSVSRASLRDLKKRVESADSPVFAVKTFSLFESRPSPIGSRYEIVDAWDLR; this is encoded by the coding sequence ATGAGGCGCATGTTTGTAGCGATCGATTTGCCTGAGTCCGTGAAGGCGTTCCTGACGCAGCTCAGAGATGATGGGCTGAAGGGGATCCGTTGGGTGCGCCCCGAGAATCAGCACCTGACCATGCGTTTTCTCGGGGACATCGACGAGGAAGCGGAAAAGCGCTTGCGGGCGGAGCTGAGCTCGGTGTCCGTTTCCCGTTTCACCCTGCCAATTGGCGGGTTCGGCACTTTTCCCGGCAAAGGCGATCCCAAGGTCCTTTGGATCGGCGTTGGCTCGGCTCATCCATTGCTCTTTCAGCTTAGACAGCGCATCGACGACGCGGTCCTGAAGGCTGGAATCGATTGCGAAATGCGCGACTTCGTCCCCCATGTGACGCTGGGCCGTTGCTCGTCTGTATCCAGAGCATCGTTACGAGATCTAAAGAAACGGGTAGAATCCGCCGACTCTCCAGTGTTTGCGGTCAAAACGTTCTCGCTTTTCGAAAGTCGACCCAGTCCGATCGGTTCTCGCTACGAGATCGTAGATGCGTGGGACCTTCGTTAG
- a CDS encoding glycoside hydrolase family 43 protein, which produces MMTLRLPAIFALFTAISVGALSSAQTPSFTQTASVHDPSVIKVGDRFYVFGSHGASAWSTDLMNWTQVASSVNQGNPRHFDTFQSELSELIQWTNATSLWAADVYQLEDGKYYYYYNVWTNHQGYRSYMGLAVSDEIEGPYEDLGEILRGGTGVSGFDPSVDPNTIDPTLYRDTEDNLWMVYGSYSGGIFTMEMDDQTGFQKPNQGWGTYLLGGGHDQIEGPFIDYNAETEKYYLFLSYGGLGANDGYNMRAFRSDNPDGPFYDPAGNDMSQVTGPFADYGLKLAGNWRFTPVEGEPAQTVTGYRSPGHNSVIKDPATGKWFNIFHSRFEGRGELHEIRVHQMFFNEDGWPVMAPHRFAGETQGSYTAAEISGAYKVLNHGKDITGTMKTSEVVGLQESGSLAGADGSWEMVDDKNIRISMNGTLFKGVVSEMWDNENQRWVNAFTAISQNGESLWGSEVAVAARTGDVPSPELEAVGNRVVDVSESLSLTLTNLAPVGDLELSYEVEQGPEGLTVDSETGQVSWQPIASQAGNVFEVRIQIYDFYEPNLSDEVAFYVYVSDSQGSSPIDDWRTENFGENPAEGVAGNGDDPDQDGRPNLVEYALGTDPMAPDVDTASDVELVGDKLVWTFSRTADPALQFEVRARSSLVGAESEVIWSSMGSANLEGDAQVEVDVPAGSEGQVFLELTVDAFE; this is translated from the coding sequence ATGATGACGCTTCGTCTACCAGCGATCTTCGCTCTTTTCACCGCAATCTCAGTCGGCGCCTTGTCCAGCGCCCAAACGCCGAGCTTCACTCAAACCGCTTCCGTGCACGATCCGTCGGTGATCAAGGTGGGCGACCGCTTCTACGTCTTCGGCTCGCACGGAGCGTCCGCGTGGTCCACCGACCTGATGAACTGGACTCAAGTGGCTTCCAGCGTGAATCAGGGAAATCCTCGGCATTTCGACACGTTTCAGAGCGAGTTGTCTGAACTGATCCAGTGGACGAACGCCACCAGCCTTTGGGCTGCGGACGTCTATCAACTCGAGGATGGGAAATACTACTATTACTACAATGTCTGGACGAACCATCAGGGCTACCGTAGCTACATGGGTCTGGCGGTTTCGGACGAAATCGAAGGTCCCTACGAGGACTTGGGCGAGATTTTAAGGGGCGGGACTGGGGTGAGCGGTTTCGATCCGAGCGTCGACCCCAATACCATCGATCCCACGCTCTATCGCGACACGGAGGACAATCTCTGGATGGTCTACGGCTCTTATTCCGGCGGCATCTTCACCATGGAGATGGACGACCAGACGGGCTTTCAGAAGCCGAATCAAGGCTGGGGGACCTACCTGCTCGGCGGAGGGCACGACCAGATCGAGGGCCCGTTCATCGACTACAATGCGGAGACCGAAAAATACTACCTCTTTCTATCCTACGGCGGATTGGGAGCGAACGATGGCTACAACATGCGCGCCTTCCGCTCGGACAATCCCGATGGCCCTTTCTACGACCCGGCTGGCAATGACATGTCGCAAGTGACGGGCCCGTTCGCGGATTACGGTCTTAAGCTTGCTGGAAACTGGCGGTTCACGCCCGTAGAAGGCGAACCTGCTCAGACGGTGACAGGCTACCGCTCGCCGGGACACAACTCGGTGATCAAGGATCCGGCCACCGGCAAGTGGTTTAACATTTTCCACTCCCGCTTCGAGGGACGCGGCGAGCTGCATGAGATCCGCGTCCATCAGATGTTTTTCAACGAGGACGGATGGCCGGTGATGGCTCCGCACCGCTTCGCGGGCGAAACGCAAGGCAGCTACACCGCGGCGGAGATTTCGGGAGCCTACAAGGTGCTCAACCACGGAAAGGACATCACTGGAACCATGAAGACTTCCGAGGTCGTCGGTCTGCAGGAAAGCGGATCCCTCGCAGGCGCCGATGGAAGCTGGGAAATGGTGGATGACAAAAACATCCGCATCAGCATGAACGGCACGCTCTTCAAGGGCGTGGTCAGCGAGATGTGGGACAACGAAAATCAGCGATGGGTAAACGCGTTCACCGCGATTTCGCAGAACGGCGAGTCGCTTTGGGGCAGCGAAGTCGCGGTCGCGGCTCGGACTGGCGATGTGCCGTCTCCCGAGCTGGAAGCGGTCGGAAACCGGGTCGTGGATGTGAGCGAATCGCTTTCCCTGACCTTGACGAACCTGGCTCCCGTGGGGGACCTCGAGCTCTCCTACGAAGTGGAGCAAGGCCCGGAAGGGTTGACTGTCGATAGCGAAACGGGGCAAGTCTCTTGGCAGCCGATCGCGTCTCAAGCGGGTAACGTTTTCGAGGTGCGCATTCAGATCTACGACTTTTATGAACCGAATCTGTCAGACGAGGTTGCCTTCTACGTCTACGTTTCCGACTCCCAAGGCAGCTCGCCGATCGACGATTGGCGTACGGAAAACTTCGGAGAAAATCCGGCGGAGGGCGTGGCGGGCAACGGTGACGATCCGGACCAGGATGGACGCCCGAATCTCGTGGAGTACGCGCTGGGAACGGATCCCATGGCGCCGGATGTCGATACCGCGTCCGACGTTGAGCTGGTGGGCGACAAACTGGTTTGGACCTTCAGCCGCACAGCGGATCCCGCCCTGCAGTTTGAGGTGAGGGCGCGTTCGTCCCTCGTCGGGGCCGAATCGGAAGTGATCTGGTCAAGCATGGGAAGCGCGAACCTCGAAGGCGACGCCCAAGTAGAGGTCGATGTGCCAGCCGGCTCCGAAGGGCAGGTCTTCCTCGAGCTGACGGTCGATGCGTTCGAGTGA
- a CDS encoding PRC-barrel domain-containing protein produces MLRSVKDLIGYTLIATDGKVGKVKDILFGDRSWAIRQLVIDVHRGFNINMRYLSEPTQEDEAGDCVLMRPEQFEAPGIGADRRSLPTGLTQEEVRNCPKAFERPSVEEEYETEFQHYFRHGIYDERPKVIPQTDQVVGYRPPPSAYEHSVEELREHVRHIKDIATHHLHSASKVMNYSIRNQNGAIGVVDDIIVDLQDWEIVHLVLHNGNQLLPKRYLIPIDKIKRIDWSKAAFLTDMGRKELSQLRRYVPNARSVSTATD; encoded by the coding sequence ATGCTACGCAGCGTCAAAGACTTGATTGGTTACACTCTGATCGCGACGGACGGCAAGGTCGGCAAGGTGAAGGACATCTTGTTCGGCGACCGAAGCTGGGCCATTCGCCAGCTCGTCATCGATGTCCACCGCGGATTCAACATAAACATGCGCTACCTCAGCGAGCCGACGCAGGAGGACGAGGCGGGCGATTGCGTGCTGATGAGGCCCGAACAGTTCGAAGCCCCTGGAATCGGGGCGGATCGACGCAGCCTCCCCACCGGACTCACCCAAGAGGAGGTGCGAAACTGCCCCAAGGCCTTCGAGCGCCCTTCGGTGGAGGAGGAGTACGAAACCGAGTTTCAGCATTACTTTCGCCACGGCATCTACGACGAACGGCCAAAAGTGATCCCCCAAACCGACCAGGTCGTGGGCTACCGACCACCGCCTTCCGCATACGAGCACAGCGTGGAGGAGCTGCGGGAGCACGTGCGCCACATCAAGGACATCGCCACGCATCACCTGCATTCAGCGAGCAAGGTCATGAATTATTCGATACGAAACCAAAACGGAGCCATCGGCGTCGTGGACGACATCATCGTCGACCTGCAGGATTGGGAAATCGTTCACCTCGTGCTGCACAACGGCAACCAGCTGCTTCCCAAGCGCTACCTGATCCCTATCGACAAGATCAAGCGCATCGATTGGAGCAAAGCGGCATTCCTCACCGACATGGGGCGCAAAGAGCTCTCTCAGCTACGTCGCTACGTGCCCAACGCCCGCAGCGTCAGCACCGCCACCGACTAG
- the purT gene encoding formate-dependent phosphoribosylglycinamide formyltransferase, producing the protein MVSIGTPFSSTAKKALLCGSGELGKEIALELQRYGVEVIAADAYENAPAMQVATRSRVFSMLDAEALRQVIEEERPDWVIPEVEAIATEVLVEMEAKGVTQVAPTALATQLTMNREGIRRLAAEELGLKTSPYRFAASFDQFAAAVAEIGFPCVVKPIMSSSGKGQSVLRTQEEMQAAWTYAQEGGRAGKGKVIVEGFVDFDYEITLLTLRHCGGAHFCDPIGHVQKDGDYRESWQPQPMSPKALENARNIAGAVTEALGGYGIFGVELFVKGDQVYFSEVSPRPHDTGMVTMISQDLSQFALHVRAILGLPVPAIRQLGPSASSVILVEGKSGKPSYGNLEEALREPDTQLRLFGKPGVSGKRRMGVCLARADSVEAARAKAVAASSSVTVEL; encoded by the coding sequence ATGGTAAGCATCGGCACCCCATTTTCATCAACCGCCAAGAAGGCTCTGCTCTGCGGCTCGGGAGAGCTCGGCAAGGAAATCGCTCTCGAGCTGCAACGCTATGGCGTGGAAGTGATCGCGGCGGACGCCTACGAAAACGCCCCTGCCATGCAGGTGGCGACCCGGTCCCGGGTGTTTTCCATGCTCGATGCCGAAGCCTTGAGACAGGTGATCGAGGAGGAGCGTCCGGATTGGGTGATTCCCGAAGTCGAGGCCATCGCCACGGAGGTGTTGGTGGAAATGGAAGCCAAAGGGGTGACTCAGGTGGCGCCTACCGCCCTGGCCACTCAGCTCACCATGAATCGCGAAGGGATCCGTCGCTTGGCGGCGGAGGAGCTGGGGCTGAAGACCTCGCCCTATCGATTTGCCGCCAGCTTCGACCAGTTTGCGGCTGCCGTTGCGGAGATCGGCTTCCCCTGCGTGGTCAAGCCGATCATGAGCTCTTCGGGAAAAGGGCAGAGCGTTTTGCGGACCCAGGAGGAAATGCAAGCGGCATGGACCTACGCCCAGGAAGGAGGGCGCGCGGGCAAGGGAAAGGTGATCGTGGAGGGCTTCGTCGACTTCGACTATGAAATCACCCTGCTGACCCTGCGTCACTGCGGGGGCGCTCATTTCTGCGATCCTATCGGGCACGTGCAAAAAGATGGCGACTACCGCGAATCCTGGCAGCCGCAGCCCATGAGCCCGAAGGCCTTGGAAAACGCCAGGAACATCGCCGGCGCGGTGACCGAAGCCCTCGGTGGATATGGGATTTTCGGAGTCGAGCTGTTCGTCAAGGGAGATCAGGTCTACTTCAGCGAAGTGTCTCCACGGCCTCATGACACTGGCATGGTGACGATGATTTCCCAGGATCTGTCCCAGTTCGCATTGCACGTCCGGGCGATTCTCGGTTTGCCGGTTCCGGCGATACGCCAGCTCGGTCCCAGCGCCTCCTCCGTAATCCTAGTGGAAGGGAAGTCGGGCAAACCAAGCTATGGAAACCTGGAAGAAGCCCTTCGAGAGCCGGACACTCAGCTTCGCCTCTTTGGAAAGCCGGGCGTTTCGGGAAAGCGCCGCATGGGGGTTTGCCTCGCTCGCGCCGACTCCGTGGAAGCGGCCCGAGCCAAGGCTGTCGCTGCTTCGTCCTCGGTGACGGTGGAGCTCTGA
- a CDS encoding response regulator, with product MANVLLVDSDEVAQRAMKGFLLRGDHRFAAASSAHEAWEFIRQVVKVDAVICELRLKGDDGLTLIQRLKNDPFFRALPVIVYTAHADKESVKQVLSLRVQNFLLKPYREEALLPEIGKAVADPWIDQLFVSDKEICAKHNVGIDRVRAKKEELVSLLGKVKEMLADLAKREKSKEASEVLHKLGGRASLLGARGLLRALKILDTKALAGDWGDFEKALDLLSLGARLTELNLNPDSIPEAFLTEEEINSEKEGEARERWATAHREGRCPMVGWDQLKRELDKLTSCPIVDSIAAAYQMAANGHPTSLSPLLDLVRKDPGLTAEILASANRMKRSEDDGDPGILEEPRMAIGWLGENRLAALGGNLVTVEERLIRVPPLFNWPNFRLFQLGTAHMARFVCEHLEMASFSVSAYTAGMIHDLGKLLLMRLHPFAFPAIHEHAIREGLTLAKAERHFLEVSTYEMAAYFAEKQDLPRQYVNVFRWMEKPEEAPVDSDLVAVVSLARDLCRRNEVGFNGDTPEDDATPLEETSEWQVLKNRVYLNFDLKRFEKQAHKECLAIRRELRGLFSR from the coding sequence ATGGCTAACGTTCTTCTAGTCGACTCCGACGAGGTCGCCCAGCGCGCGATGAAAGGCTTCCTGCTGCGTGGCGATCATCGTTTCGCGGCTGCGAGTTCGGCCCATGAAGCGTGGGAGTTCATTCGTCAGGTGGTGAAGGTCGACGCGGTGATTTGCGAGCTGCGTTTGAAAGGGGATGATGGTTTGACGCTCATTCAGCGCTTGAAGAACGACCCCTTTTTCCGGGCCTTGCCGGTGATCGTCTACACCGCTCACGCGGACAAGGAGAGCGTGAAGCAGGTATTGAGTCTTCGCGTACAGAATTTTCTGCTGAAGCCCTATCGGGAGGAGGCGTTGCTGCCGGAGATCGGAAAGGCCGTGGCGGATCCGTGGATCGACCAGCTTTTCGTTTCGGACAAGGAGATTTGCGCCAAGCACAATGTGGGGATCGATCGAGTTCGCGCCAAAAAGGAGGAGTTGGTCTCGCTGCTCGGCAAGGTCAAGGAGATGCTGGCGGACTTGGCGAAGCGCGAGAAGAGCAAGGAAGCGAGCGAAGTGCTGCACAAGCTGGGCGGGCGGGCGTCGCTGCTGGGAGCCCGCGGCTTGCTGCGGGCGCTCAAGATTTTGGATACAAAGGCCCTCGCAGGGGATTGGGGGGATTTTGAAAAGGCTTTGGACCTGCTCTCGTTGGGGGCGAGATTGACGGAGTTGAATCTCAACCCCGATAGCATTCCGGAGGCGTTTCTCACCGAAGAGGAAATCAACAGCGAAAAGGAAGGCGAGGCGCGAGAGCGTTGGGCAACGGCCCACCGGGAAGGACGCTGTCCGATGGTCGGCTGGGATCAGCTCAAGCGCGAGCTCGACAAGCTAACCAGCTGTCCGATCGTAGACTCCATCGCGGCGGCGTATCAGATGGCGGCCAACGGGCATCCCACCTCCCTCAGCCCTTTGCTCGATCTGGTGCGCAAGGATCCTGGGCTGACCGCGGAGATCCTGGCTTCGGCGAACCGCATGAAGCGTTCCGAAGATGATGGCGATCCGGGCATCTTGGAGGAGCCGCGCATGGCCATCGGCTGGCTGGGGGAAAACCGCTTGGCGGCTCTTGGCGGAAATCTGGTGACGGTGGAGGAGCGCCTGATCCGTGTCCCGCCACTGTTCAACTGGCCCAACTTTCGACTCTTCCAGCTGGGAACGGCTCACATGGCCCGTTTCGTCTGCGAGCACCTGGAAATGGCTTCCTTTTCGGTTTCCGCCTACACCGCCGGCATGATCCACGATCTGGGCAAGCTGCTGTTGATGCGTCTGCACCCGTTCGCCTTCCCCGCGATCCACGAGCACGCCATCCGCGAAGGCCTGACCCTGGCCAAGGCGGAACGCCATTTTTTGGAGGTCAGCACTTACGAAATGGCGGCTTACTTCGCGGAGAAGCAGGACTTGCCCAGGCAGTATGTGAACGTGTTCCGCTGGATGGAGAAACCGGAGGAAGCTCCAGTGGACTCCGATCTCGTGGCGGTGGTCTCGCTGGCCCGTGACCTCTGCCGGCGCAACGAGGTGGGCTTCAACGGGGATACGCCGGAGGATGATGCCACGCCGCTGGAGGAGACCTCCGAATGGCAGGTTCTCAAGAACCGCGTCTACCTGAACTTCGATCTGAAGAGATTCGAGAAGCAGGCCCACAAAGAGTGTCTCGCGATCCGCCGCGAGCTGCGAGGCCTCTTCTCCCGTTAG
- a CDS encoding DUF2269 domain-containing protein, translating into MDYQTLKLLHILGACLFIGNNLVTPFWRAFAERTRHPAIVAWSQKLITRTDVVFTGGGITLLLATGHAMAAQLPGLWQENWFLWAYILFALSGVIWLVALLPLQMKQARLAKAFHDEATIPDEFWRLARRWSIAGAAASILPLASLALMVLK; encoded by the coding sequence ATGGACTACCAAACTCTGAAGCTCCTGCACATTCTAGGGGCTTGTCTCTTTATCGGAAACAATCTCGTCACGCCGTTCTGGCGAGCCTTCGCGGAACGCACGCGCCATCCGGCCATCGTGGCCTGGTCACAGAAGCTGATCACGCGGACCGATGTGGTCTTCACTGGCGGTGGCATCACCCTTCTCCTAGCAACGGGACACGCCATGGCAGCCCAACTTCCCGGCCTTTGGCAGGAAAACTGGTTTCTCTGGGCCTACATTCTTTTCGCTCTTTCCGGCGTCATCTGGCTTGTAGCGCTTCTACCACTACAGATGAAACAAGCGCGACTAGCGAAGGCGTTTCATGACGAAGCCACCATTCCCGACGAGTTTTGGCGGCTTGCCCGTCGCTGGTCCATCGCTGGTGCCGCAGCGAGCATCCTTCCCTTGGCAAGCCTTGCCCTCATGGTGCTGAAGTGA
- a CDS encoding NAD-dependent deacylase, producing the protein MMQRAKEKILVFTGAGVSAESGLKTFRDSGGLWESMRIEEVATPEAWERDPAKVLDFYNMRRKAAAQAKPNPAHLAIAQLETAFDVAIVTQNVDDLHERAGSSRVIRLHGNLSEAKSELDPSYRIPYPLEGLSLDDRCPRGGRLRPHIVWFGEAVENYELALEEVSTAGRMLVVGTSLSVYPAAGLVSYARPDAEKVLVAMDIDACPEGFEFFKGRAGEILPKLAQKWLSEKNR; encoded by the coding sequence ATGATGCAGCGAGCGAAGGAGAAGATACTCGTATTCACAGGAGCAGGCGTCAGCGCCGAAAGCGGTTTGAAAACCTTTCGCGACTCCGGCGGACTCTGGGAAAGCATGCGTATCGAGGAAGTCGCTACGCCGGAAGCATGGGAAAGAGACCCAGCCAAGGTGCTGGATTTCTACAACATGCGAAGGAAAGCAGCGGCGCAGGCGAAACCCAATCCGGCTCACCTCGCGATCGCCCAGCTGGAAACCGCCTTTGACGTGGCGATCGTTACGCAGAACGTCGACGACCTTCACGAGAGGGCTGGCTCATCTCGAGTCATTCGCCTTCACGGAAATCTGAGCGAAGCCAAAAGCGAACTCGATCCTTCCTATCGAATCCCTTACCCCCTCGAAGGACTAAGCCTCGACGACCGCTGTCCGCGAGGCGGCCGACTCCGCCCTCATATCGTCTGGTTCGGAGAAGCCGTGGAAAACTACGAGCTCGCTCTGGAGGAAGTCTCCACCGCGGGCCGCATGCTGGTGGTCGGCACCTCCCTGAGCGTCTACCCGGCAGCGGGGCTCGTGAGCTACGCACGCCCGGACGCGGAAAAGGTTCTGGTCGCCATGGATATCGACGCCTGCCCGGAAGGCTTCGAATTCTTCAAGGGGAGAGCTGGCGAGATCCTGCCGAAGCTCGCTCAGAAATGGCTGTCTGAGAAGAATCGCTAA